In one Gossypium hirsutum isolate 1008001.06 chromosome D09, Gossypium_hirsutum_v2.1, whole genome shotgun sequence genomic region, the following are encoded:
- the LOC107890557 gene encoding endochitinase EP3, protein MRKRLLTILLAAIISAGATAVKAQNCGCAEGLCCSRWGYCGTGDDYCGTGCQQGPCNPPPALNNVLVADIVTPEFFNGILDVAEDSCEGKNFYTRSAFLEALGPYPQFGRIGTVDDSNREIAAFFAHVTHETGHFCYIEEINGASRDYCDETNTQYPCNPNKGYYGRGPIQLSWNFNYGPAGESIGFDGLNSPETVATDPVISFKTAVWYWVNSVQPVISQGFGATIRAINGALECDGGNPATVERRVEYYIDYCNQLGVDPGPNLRC, encoded by the exons ATGAGGAAACGTTTACTTACCATTCTTCTGGCAGCGATTATTTCCGCCGGAGCAACGGCGGTAAAGGCTCAAAACTGTGGTTGTGCAGAAGGTTTATGTTGTAGCCGTTGGGGGTATTGCGGAACCGGCGATGATTATTGCGGCACAGGGTGTCAACAGGGTCCTTGTAATCCGCCGCCAGCTCTGAACAATGTTTTGGTGGCGGATATTGTTACACCGGAGTTCTTTAATGGGATATTGGATGTTGCAGAAGACAGTTGTGAAGGGAAGAATTTTTACACGAGATCGGCGTTTCTTGAAGCATTGGGTCCTTATCCTCAGTTCGGAAGGATTGGGACTGTTGATGATTCTAATCGTGAAATTGCAGCTTTCTTTGCGCATGTCACGCACGAAACTGGAC ATTTCTGCTACATAGAAGAGATAAACGGGGCCTCAAGAGACTACTGTGATGAAACCAACACACAATATCCATGCAACCCTAACAAAGGCTACTATGGCCGAGGACCAATCCAACTATCCTGGAATTTCAACTACGGACCAGCTGGCGAGAGCATCGGTTTCGATGGACTCAACTCGCCTGAAACCGTCGCCACCGACCCAGTTATCTCCTTCAAGACCGCCGTCTGGTACTGGGTGAACTCTGTTCAACCAGTGATAAGCCAAGGGTTCGGGGCAACCATTCGTGCCATTAATGGAGCTCTGGAGTGCGATGGTGGAAACCCAGCCACCGTTGAGCGACGGGTCGAGTACTATATCGATTATTGTAACCAGCTTGGTGTGGATCCAGGGCCTAATCTAAGATGCTAG